The Benincasa hispida cultivar B227 chromosome 9, ASM972705v1, whole genome shotgun sequence genome has a segment encoding these proteins:
- the LOC120085442 gene encoding G2/mitotic-specific cyclin-2 — MAGSDENNPGVMGRANLHGSLRIVGGGGGKFVVGMGQNRRALSSINGNVAAAPPAPHPCAVLKRGLTETEAVLDNKDPRVPIHRPITRKFAAQLANKQQPPLPEVDKKPLQSASTRKESSYHHPIIEEDDSMGESAVPMFVQHTEAMLDEIDRMEEVEMEDIEEEPEVDIDSRDKNDQLAVVEYIDDLYAYYRKSEVSGCVPPNYMAQQADINERMRGILIDWLIEVHYKFELMEETLYLTVNLIDRFLAVQSVVRKKLQLVGVTAMLIACKYEEVSVPVVDDLILISDKAYTRKEVLDMEKLMINTLQFNLSVPTPYVFMRRFLKAAQSDRELDLLSFFMVELCLVEYEMLKYRPSLMAAAAVFTAQCMVNGFKEWSKTSEWHTGYSQEQLLECSKLMVGFHQKAGTGKLTGVHRKYSTSKFGYAARSEPASFLLEERL, encoded by the exons ATGGCTGGATCGGATGAGAACAACCCCGGAGTGATGGGACGGGCAAATCTCCATG GGAGTTTACGAATTGTTGGTGGTGGCGGTGGCAAATTTGTGGTGGGGATGGGTCAAAACCGCAGAGCTTTGAGCAGCATTAATGGAAACGTTGCAGCAGCTCCTCCAGCCCCTCATCCCTGTGCAGTCCTCAAAAGAGGCTTAACAGA AACTGAAGCTGTCCTCGACAATAAAGATCCACGGGTTCCAATTCATCGACCAATCACTCG GAAGTTTGCAGCTCAGCTGGCCAATAAGCAGCAGCCACCTCTGCCTGAGGTTGATAAAAAGCCACTGCAATCTGCTTCAACTCGAAAAGAGTCTTCATACCATCATCCCATCATAGAGGAAGATGATTCCATGGGTGAATCGGCTGTTCCAATGTTTGTTCAACACACAGAAGCAATGTTGGACGAAATTGACAGAATG GAGGAGGTGGAAATGGAAGATATAGAAGAAGAACCAGAAGTTGATATAGACAGCCGTGATAAAAATGATCAACTAGCTGTTGTGGAGTACATTGATGACTTGTATGCTTATTACAGGAAATCAGAG GTTTCTGGCTGTGTCCCACCAAACTACATGGCTCAGCAAGCAGATATTAACGAGAGGATGAGAGGGATTCTCATTGACTGGCTAATTGAG GTACACTACAAGTTTGAGCTGATGGAGGAGACATTGTACCTAACGGTCAACCTGATTGATAGATTCTTAGCGGTTCAGTCAGTGGTGAGGAAGAAGCTCCAGCTTGTTGGAGTTACAGCCATGCTTATTGCCTGCAAGTATGAAGAGGTTTCTGTTCCTGTTGTGGATGATCTTATTCTCATATCTGACAAAGCCTACACCAGAAAAGAAGTTCTGGACATG GAGAAGTTGATGATAAATACCTTACAGTTCAATCTGTCTGTTCCAACACCCTATGTCTTCATGAGGAGGTTTCTCAAAGCTGCTCAATCTGATAGAGAG CTGGACTTGCTCTCCTTCTTCATGGTGGAGCTGTGTCTAGTGGAATACGAAATGCTGAAGTATAGACCTTCATTAATGGCTGCTGCTGCAGTCTTCACTGCTCAATGCATGGTGAATGGCTTCAAAGAATGGAGCAAAACCAGTGAGTGGCACACTGGCTATTCACAAGAACAACTTCT GGAATGTTCAAAGTTGATGGTGGGGTTCCATCAGAAAGCAGGGACAGGGAAATTGACAGGAGTTCATAGGAAGTATTCCACATCCAAGTTTGGATATGCTGCTAGAAGTGAGCCAGCAAGCTTTCTGTTGGAAGAAAGGCTATGA